A genomic stretch from Desulfolutivibrio sulfodismutans DSM 3696 includes:
- a CDS encoding helix-turn-helix domain-containing protein produces the protein MNDKKLGERIRAFRELQDLSREEMAERTGLSLEFLTSLEEDDITPSLGPLLKVSRALGVRLGTFMDGEAGSDCCLVRCTDLGGGDEVVLHTGAAKKGEGLTFHSLGAGKSDRHMEPFFIEMQPGAEGCDTSLSSHEGEEFIVVVSGQVEVVMARETHVLSPGDSIYFNSIVPHHVGCAGTEPAQIYAVLYFPE, from the coding sequence ATGAATGACAAAAAGCTTGGAGAACGCATCCGGGCCTTCCGGGAGTTGCAGGACTTAAGCCGGGAGGAGATGGCCGAGCGCACGGGCCTTAGCCTGGAATTTCTCACCTCCCTCGAAGAGGACGACATCACGCCCTCCCTGGGGCCGCTGCTCAAGGTCTCCCGGGCCTTGGGCGTGCGTCTGGGCACCTTCATGGACGGCGAGGCAGGCAGCGACTGCTGCCTGGTGCGGTGTACGGATCTGGGCGGAGGCGACGAGGTGGTTCTGCACACGGGAGCGGCCAAGAAGGGCGAAGGGCTGACCTTCCACTCCCTGGGCGCGGGCAAGTCCGACCGCCACATGGAGCCGTTTTTCATCGAGATGCAGCCCGGGGCCGAAGGGTGCGACACCTCCCTGTCCTCCCATGAGGGCGAAGAGTTCATCGTGGTGGTTTCCGGCCAGGTCGAGGTGGTCATGGCCAGGGAGACCCATGTCCTGAGCCCCGGCGACAGCATCTACTTCAATTCCATCGTGCCCCACCATGTGGGCTGTGCGGGAACGGAACCGGCCCAGATCTACGCCGTTCTGTATTTCCCGGAATAG
- a CDS encoding helix-turn-helix domain-containing protein: MNEEVGPVKDIAMRLGGIREVMGFSPEALAEKTGVDVADVLAYESGNREIPVSYLYKVAQVCNVDLTNLLTGGEAHLHAYSLVRAGHGLSVDRRKAYKYLSLAYRFRKPAMEPFLVTVPPKPESDLESNRHLGQEFVYMLRGRLEIRLGSDVVVMEPGDCLYFDSRTPHAMRGLDGQEAEFLDVII, from the coding sequence ATGAACGAGGAAGTGGGTCCGGTCAAGGACATCGCCATGCGACTAGGCGGCATTCGCGAGGTCATGGGGTTTTCCCCCGAGGCCCTGGCCGAAAAAACCGGTGTGGATGTCGCAGACGTCCTGGCCTACGAATCCGGAAACCGCGAGATTCCGGTCAGCTACCTCTACAAGGTCGCCCAGGTCTGCAACGTGGACCTGACCAATCTTCTGACCGGCGGCGAGGCCCACCTGCATGCCTATTCCCTGGTCCGGGCCGGACATGGCCTGTCCGTGGACCGGCGCAAGGCCTACAAGTACCTGAGCCTGGCCTACCGGTTCCGCAAACCCGCCATGGAGCCCTTTCTGGTCACGGTTCCGCCCAAGCCCGAGTCCGACCTCGAGAGCAACCGGCACCTGGGCCAGGAATTCGTCTACATGCTGCGGGGGCGTCTGGAGATTCGGCTGGGCAGCGACGTCGTGGTCATGGAGCCGGGGGACTGTCTGTATTTCGATTCCCGCACTCCCCACGCCATGCGCGGTCTGGACGGCCAGGAGGCCGAGTTCCTGGATGTGATCATCTAA
- a CDS encoding AMP-binding protein: MNIPKKLSPTSYKEFLETFSLDVPEDYNFAFDFVDAVAAADPARGAMIHIGPKGTRRDYDMAYFSRESSRMANAFATLGIKRGDRIMVILYRRVEWWVTFLALAKIGAVPVPSPNLLTPHDIEFRVNYAKIKAVIAEDSVVSRVETARGACPGLTVLIQVGPAPLPEGWASYAEIGKTAATDFPRTPESPKRDDPLLIFFSSGTTGMPKMVVHTNAYPMGHFVTGVYWHDLSPGDIHLTLADTGWGKAVWGKFFGQWMAGAVVFVWDFRGKFVPAELLDVVSANKVSSFCAPPTVYRFLIREDLSKWDLSHLRHCTTAGELLNDSVFHAWKTATGMPIYEGYGQTETCLQLATFPFMTPKPGSIGRPTPGWDLILLDEHGEPCPPGVEGEICLKLAPGRNLGLFTGYLDEPEKTANVMHDGVYYTGDKAWMDEDGYFWFLGRIDDLIKSSGYRIGPFEVESALITHPAVIEAAVTGVPDPVRGQAVKATVVLSSGYEPSDELAKELQNHVKTVTAPYKYPRIVEFVPELPKTISGKIKRAEIRKMDLTRDM, from the coding sequence GTGAATATCCCCAAAAAACTGTCCCCGACCTCCTACAAGGAGTTCCTGGAAACGTTCTCCCTGGACGTCCCGGAAGACTACAACTTCGCCTTTGATTTCGTGGATGCCGTGGCCGCCGCCGATCCCGCCCGTGGGGCCATGATCCACATCGGCCCCAAGGGAACCCGGCGCGACTACGACATGGCCTATTTCAGCCGCGAGTCCAGCCGGATGGCCAACGCCTTCGCCACGCTCGGCATTAAAAGGGGCGACCGGATCATGGTCATCCTGTACCGCCGGGTGGAATGGTGGGTGACCTTTCTGGCCCTGGCCAAGATCGGGGCCGTGCCCGTGCCCTCGCCCAACCTCCTGACCCCCCACGACATCGAATTCCGGGTCAATTACGCCAAGATCAAGGCGGTCATCGCCGAGGATTCCGTCGTGTCCCGGGTCGAGACCGCCCGTGGGGCCTGCCCGGGCCTTACGGTGCTCATCCAGGTGGGCCCTGCGCCCTTGCCCGAGGGCTGGGCCTCCTATGCGGAGATCGGCAAGACGGCGGCCACGGACTTTCCGCGTACTCCCGAATCCCCGAAGCGCGACGATCCGCTGCTGATTTTTTTCTCGTCCGGCACCACGGGCATGCCCAAGATGGTGGTGCATACCAACGCCTACCCCATGGGCCATTTCGTCACCGGCGTGTACTGGCACGATCTTTCTCCCGGGGACATCCACCTGACCCTGGCCGATACGGGCTGGGGCAAGGCCGTGTGGGGCAAGTTCTTCGGCCAGTGGATGGCCGGGGCCGTGGTTTTCGTGTGGGATTTTCGGGGCAAGTTCGTCCCGGCCGAACTGTTGGACGTGGTGTCCGCCAACAAGGTCAGCTCCTTTTGCGCCCCTCCCACGGTCTACCGCTTCCTCATCCGCGAGGATCTGTCCAAGTGGGATCTCTCGCACCTGCGCCACTGCACCACGGCGGGCGAACTGTTAAACGACAGCGTGTTTCACGCCTGGAAAACGGCCACGGGCATGCCCATCTATGAAGGCTACGGCCAGACCGAAACCTGTCTGCAACTGGCCACCTTCCCGTTTATGACCCCCAAGCCCGGGTCCATCGGCCGCCCCACGCCGGGCTGGGATCTGATCCTTTTGGACGAGCACGGCGAGCCGTGCCCCCCGGGGGTGGAAGGGGAGATCTGCCTGAAGCTGGCCCCGGGCAGGAACCTGGGCCTTTTCACCGGCTATCTGGACGAGCCGGAGAAGACGGCGAACGTCATGCACGACGGGGTGTATTATACCGGCGACAAGGCCTGGATGGACGAGGACGGCTATTTCTGGTTCTTGGGCCGCATTGACGACCTGATCAAAAGCAGCGGCTACCGCATCGGCCCCTTCGAGGTGGAGAGCGCGCTGATCACCCATCCGGCCGTGATCGAGGCGGCGGTGACCGGCGTGCCGGACCCCGTGCGCGGCCAGGCGGTGAAGGCCACGGTGGTGTTGTCGTCGGGCTACGAGCCGTCCGACGAGCTGGCCAAGGAACTGCAAAACCATGTGAAGACCGTGACCGCGCCGTATAAATATCCGCGCATCGTGGAGTTCGTGCCCGAGCTGCCCAAGACCATCAGCGGCAAGATCAAAAGGGCCGAGATCCGCAAGATGGACCTGACCCGGGACATGTAG
- a CDS encoding sigma-54 interaction domain-containing protein, protein MLTQGLDEYWRTVVNTIQDGVMIVDTQGRIVSVNTALEEITGYARQELVGSSCTIINCTSCELARDSEGCHWCVMFQKGELRRQRCAISRKDGSVIHIVKNASVLKDASGMVIGAVETMTDVTDLLEKETQIETYRRELLAEDTFHGLIGRSPAMFQVYDMISNAAQSDAPVIIYGESGTGKELAAIAVHKAGARGGKPFIKVNCAALNESLLESELFGHVKGAYTGAHRNRTGRFEVAADGDIFLDEIGDMPLSTQVKLLRVLEDRVIERVGDNQPIPVQARIISATNRDLPTLVGQGAFRRDFYYRINVIPIKMPPLRARKEDIPLLAEAFFRRIKLKYEKKNIQGIARETMDVLMRYPWPGNVRELKSAFEYAFIACRGDVLEPNDLPGDIAQETAAPSTPPLSAVGDLDAIRKERLVAALRASGGNQSEAARQLGISRTTIWSQIKRFGITEP, encoded by the coding sequence ATGCTCACCCAAGGCCTCGACGAATATTGGCGCACGGTGGTGAACACCATCCAGGACGGGGTGATGATTGTGGACACCCAGGGGCGGATTGTTTCCGTCAACACCGCCCTGGAGGAGATCACGGGCTATGCGCGCCAGGAACTTGTGGGGTCGTCATGCACGATCATCAACTGCACTTCCTGCGAACTGGCCCGCGACAGTGAAGGCTGCCACTGGTGCGTGATGTTTCAAAAAGGGGAACTGCGACGACAGCGATGCGCCATTTCCCGCAAAGATGGCTCCGTCATCCATATCGTCAAGAACGCATCGGTGCTGAAAGACGCTTCCGGTATGGTCATCGGGGCGGTGGAAACCATGACCGACGTGACCGATCTGCTGGAGAAGGAAACGCAGATCGAGACCTATCGCCGGGAACTGTTGGCGGAAGACACGTTCCATGGCCTCATCGGCCGTTCGCCCGCCATGTTCCAGGTCTACGACATGATATCCAACGCCGCGCAATCGGATGCGCCGGTCATCATCTACGGCGAGAGCGGGACCGGAAAGGAGCTGGCGGCCATTGCCGTCCACAAGGCAGGCGCCCGCGGCGGCAAGCCGTTTATCAAGGTGAATTGCGCCGCGCTCAACGAGTCGCTTTTGGAGAGCGAACTGTTCGGACATGTGAAAGGGGCTTATACCGGGGCGCACCGGAATCGGACGGGACGCTTCGAAGTGGCGGCCGATGGCGACATCTTCCTGGACGAGATCGGCGACATGCCGCTGAGCACCCAGGTCAAACTCCTGCGCGTGCTGGAGGACAGGGTCATCGAACGTGTGGGGGATAACCAGCCCATCCCGGTCCAGGCCAGGATCATCTCGGCCACCAACCGGGATCTGCCGACGCTGGTCGGCCAGGGGGCCTTTCGGCGGGATTTCTATTACCGCATCAACGTCATCCCCATCAAAATGCCCCCCCTGCGCGCCCGCAAGGAGGACATTCCGCTTTTGGCCGAGGCATTTTTCCGGCGCATCAAGCTGAAATACGAGAAAAAAAACATCCAGGGCATCGCCCGCGAGACCATGGACGTTTTGATGCGCTATCCCTGGCCGGGGAATGTTCGGGAACTCAAGAGCGCCTTTGAATATGCCTTCATCGCCTGTCGGGGCGATGTCCTGGAGCCCAATGACCTGCCGGGCGACATCGCCCAGGAGACGGCCGCGCCGTCGACGCCGCCCCTCTCCGCCGTCGGCGACCTGGACGCCATCCGCAAAGAACGCTTGGTGGCGGCCCTGCGCGCCTCCGGGGGCAACCAATCCGAGGCCGCACGGCAGCTTGGCATCTCCAGGACCACCATCTGGAGCCAGATCAAACGCTTCGGCATAACCGAACCCTGA
- a CDS encoding sulfurtransferase TusA family protein, translating into MSDLDLSSIQIANTSDARGSACPGPLLEAKKGIGKVKVGEVLEIYSNDSGTRTDIPAWAGKVGHEYLGMVAAEGYDKHFIRRKK; encoded by the coding sequence ATGTCTGATCTCGATCTTTCCTCCATCCAGATCGCCAACACCTCGGACGCCCGGGGAAGCGCCTGCCCCGGCCCCCTTCTCGAAGCCAAGAAGGGGATCGGCAAGGTCAAGGTGGGCGAGGTGCTGGAGATCTATTCCAACGACTCGGGAACCCGGACGGACATTCCGGCCTGGGCCGGGAAGGTCGGCCACGAATACCTGGGGATGGTCGCGGCGGAAGGCTACGACAAGCATTTTATTCGCAGAAAGAAGTAA
- a CDS encoding hydrogenase iron-sulfur subunit, translated as MGSQTCAKAQDKILLLATESCAYPGADSVGQAHASYPANVYVLKVKAPVLFPEKFYLDCFRKGIGGIIIMSCGEECPYEGAYKAMAKRLDRVYELMKEEGLDIRRLRLTAICTVCNRAFLNEVNQMNQIVHELNPPVQAQ; from the coding sequence ATGGGGAGCCAGACATGCGCGAAGGCGCAGGACAAGATTCTTCTTCTCGCCACGGAAAGCTGCGCATACCCCGGAGCGGACTCGGTGGGACAGGCCCACGCCTCGTATCCCGCCAATGTCTACGTCCTCAAGGTAAAGGCCCCGGTGTTGTTTCCCGAGAAGTTCTACCTTGATTGCTTCAGAAAGGGGATCGGCGGCATCATCATCATGTCCTGCGGCGAGGAATGCCCCTACGAGGGGGCGTACAAGGCCATGGCCAAGCGGTTGGACCGCGTCTACGAACTCATGAAGGAGGAAGGCCTGGATATCCGCAGGCTGCGCCTGACCGCGATCTGTACCGTGTGCAACAGGGCCTTTCTCAACGAAGTCAATCAAATGAATCAGATCGTCCACGAATTGAACCCGCCGGTTCAGGCGCAATAG
- a CDS encoding CoB--CoM heterodisulfide reductase iron-sulfur subunit A family protein gives MDSSKNAVFDAVVIGGGIAGLQSALDLAGQGYKTAVVEKDASIGGKMIRLSKVFPTLDCASCITTPKMAAAAHHDNITLYTCCDVQRVEKNAAGVSVSMIQRPRYVDIDKCIGCRKCEYNCPVLVPDAEQGGFSGRKAIRIPFSNAIPQKALLDVEHCMLCGKCADVCPTKAIRYDQKPEPLAIQAKTAILATGYELSSVTGKPQYGNGDIPNVIDSLQMERLLAPHGPYGRVLRPSDGMIPDSIAYVQCAGSRDASMGVPYCSRFCCMYAVKQAMLLSGSLPLADITIYYMDIRAFGKNYEQFYQNAKAMGIEFVKAKVASLDAGQGGAVTVRYEDQTGEGATSRDHDLVVLSMGVLPGFAPGGVCPVGLGPDGFIQSVLPKMSPAVTDMDGVFVAGVAAGPKDIVDTITEAGAAAMEAAKYLTALSGKAPGAANKESAHE, from the coding sequence ATGGACTCATCGAAGAACGCTGTATTTGACGCCGTGGTCATCGGCGGCGGAATCGCCGGACTGCAATCGGCCCTGGATCTGGCCGGTCAGGGATACAAGACGGCTGTGGTAGAGAAAGACGCCTCCATCGGGGGGAAAATGATCCGTCTTTCGAAGGTTTTTCCGACACTTGACTGCGCCAGTTGCATCACCACGCCGAAGATGGCGGCGGCGGCGCACCATGATAATATCACGCTCTATACCTGTTGCGACGTGCAACGGGTTGAGAAAAACGCGGCAGGCGTGTCTGTTTCGATGATCCAGCGGCCGAGATACGTGGACATCGACAAGTGTATCGGCTGCCGGAAGTGCGAATACAACTGCCCAGTTCTGGTTCCCGATGCCGAGCAGGGGGGATTTTCCGGGCGCAAAGCCATCCGTATTCCGTTTTCCAACGCCATTCCGCAAAAGGCGCTTCTGGATGTGGAACACTGCATGTTGTGCGGAAAATGCGCCGACGTCTGTCCCACCAAGGCCATCCGCTACGACCAAAAGCCCGAACCGCTGGCGATTCAGGCCAAAACGGCCATCCTGGCCACTGGATACGAGTTGTCGTCTGTGACGGGCAAGCCGCAGTACGGCAATGGGGACATCCCCAACGTCATCGATTCCTTGCAGATGGAGCGCCTGCTCGCTCCCCATGGCCCCTACGGCAGGGTGCTGCGTCCCTCGGACGGCATGATCCCCGACTCCATCGCCTACGTGCAGTGCGCCGGTTCCCGGGATGCGAGCATGGGCGTCCCCTATTGCTCGCGGTTTTGCTGCATGTACGCCGTCAAGCAGGCCATGCTGCTGTCCGGATCCCTGCCCCTGGCGGATATCACCATCTATTATATGGACATCCGGGCCTTCGGGAAAAACTACGAGCAGTTTTATCAAAACGCCAAGGCCATGGGCATCGAATTCGTCAAGGCCAAGGTCGCGTCCCTGGACGCGGGCCAGGGCGGCGCGGTGACCGTGCGCTACGAGGACCAGACGGGCGAGGGCGCGACCTCCAGGGACCATGACCTGGTGGTGCTGTCCATGGGCGTGCTGCCCGGCTTTGCCCCCGGAGGGGTCTGTCCCGTGGGCCTTGGGCCGGACGGCTTCATCCAGTCCGTTCTGCCCAAGATGTCGCCTGCCGTGACCGACATGGACGGCGTTTTCGTGGCCGGTGTGGCGGCCGGTCCCAAGGATATCGTGGACACCATCACCGAGGCCGGTGCGGCGGCGATGGAGGCCGCGAAGTATCTGACCGCGCTTTCGGGAAAGGCCCCGGGAGCGGCCAACAAGGAGTCGGCCCATGAGTGA
- a CDS encoding CoB--CoM heterodisulfide reductase iron-sulfur subunit A family protein has protein sequence MSEPERAKTPDSGEQAKVGVYICYCGGNISDHVDVEKVRERMEKTPGVAVARTNMFMCSDPGQELIMEDLRQGRINRVVVASCAPSLHESTFRSAIARAGGNPYQYEHANIREQVSWVHHGQAATDKASRLIAAATGKARTLIPLEPIRVTALRHAVVIGGGIAGMRAALDLAAMGVRVALVEKTPYLGGGVSRLVRLAPTGEDAAHLVSTLAGRVLDNPDITVHAGSAVTSFGGYVGNFSLEVSPLPGASAPDGQTWPGGYVPGKGVLVPPSPDRAQVTLQTGVVVLATGFASYTPRPGEYGYGENTEVVTLPDLIQKIGGLEEQRGGTLVLDGRPIRSMALIHCVGSRQIPGIHEEDEHGHLNEHCSRVCCTSAINTANAIREACPQTSVYELYRDIRTYGRGQEELYAKASGNRVVFMRFGADQAPVVQRGAPGSSHPLKVTVTDQLTFGEELEVPVDLVVLATGMEPGPVADLVEMLKLPVGADRFLLETHPKLRPVELPIAGIFLAGTCQAPMDAGETCNAASAAAVKAVSLLSKGYVELDPFVAEVDVRRCTGTGACVEACLNPGAIALETMDLDGKPVTRARVTPALCLGCGACVAVCPENAIDINGWTLAQYEAMVDMIVSDAVCEDSGAVPETVGA, from the coding sequence ATGAGTGAGCCAGAACGCGCAAAAACCCCGGACTCCGGGGAACAGGCCAAGGTCGGGGTGTACATCTGCTACTGCGGCGGGAACATCTCTGATCATGTGGATGTGGAGAAGGTCCGGGAGCGCATGGAGAAGACGCCGGGCGTCGCCGTGGCCAGGACCAACATGTTCATGTGTTCGGACCCGGGCCAGGAACTCATCATGGAGGATCTGCGCCAGGGCCGCATCAACCGGGTGGTGGTGGCCTCCTGCGCCCCGAGCCTGCACGAATCGACCTTTCGCTCGGCCATCGCCCGGGCCGGGGGAAATCCCTACCAATACGAGCACGCCAACATCCGCGAACAGGTCAGTTGGGTGCATCACGGCCAGGCGGCCACGGACAAGGCCAGCCGCCTGATCGCGGCGGCCACGGGCAAGGCCCGCACCCTGATCCCCCTGGAGCCCATCCGGGTTACGGCCCTGCGCCATGCCGTGGTCATCGGCGGCGGCATCGCGGGCATGCGTGCGGCCCTGGATCTGGCGGCCATGGGGGTGCGGGTGGCCCTGGTGGAAAAGACCCCCTATCTGGGCGGCGGCGTGTCCCGGCTTGTCCGGCTGGCCCCCACCGGAGAGGACGCCGCCCACCTGGTGTCCACGTTGGCCGGGCGGGTTCTGGACAACCCGGACATCACCGTCCACGCCGGGTCCGCCGTGACGTCCTTTGGGGGGTATGTCGGCAACTTTTCCCTGGAAGTCTCACCGCTTCCCGGGGCCAGCGCACCGGACGGCCAGACCTGGCCCGGGGGGTATGTCCCGGGCAAGGGCGTCCTGGTTCCCCCGTCCCCGGACAGGGCGCAGGTCACCCTGCAAACCGGGGTGGTCGTCCTGGCCACGGGATTCGCCTCCTACACCCCCCGGCCCGGTGAATACGGGTACGGCGAGAACACGGAAGTGGTCACCCTGCCGGATCTGATCCAAAAGATCGGCGGCCTTGAAGAACAACGCGGCGGCACGCTGGTCCTCGACGGCCGACCCATCCGCAGCATGGCGCTTATCCATTGCGTGGGCAGCCGCCAGATTCCCGGCATTCATGAGGAGGACGAGCACGGCCACCTCAATGAGCACTGTTCCCGGGTCTGCTGCACCTCGGCCATCAACACGGCCAACGCCATCCGCGAGGCCTGTCCGCAGACCAGCGTCTACGAGCTGTATCGGGACATCCGGACCTATGGCCGGGGCCAGGAGGAGCTGTACGCCAAGGCCTCGGGCAACCGGGTGGTGTTCATGCGTTTTGGCGCCGACCAGGCGCCGGTGGTGCAGCGCGGCGCGCCGGGCAGCAGCCATCCCCTGAAGGTGACGGTCACGGACCAGTTGACCTTTGGCGAGGAGTTGGAGGTGCCCGTGGATCTGGTCGTTTTGGCCACGGGCATGGAGCCCGGGCCCGTGGCCGATCTGGTGGAGATGCTCAAGCTGCCGGTGGGGGCGGATCGGTTTCTCCTGGAAACCCATCCCAAGCTGCGCCCGGTGGAATTGCCCATCGCCGGCATCTTCCTGGCCGGAACCTGCCAGGCCCCCATGGATGCGGGCGAGACCTGCAACGCGGCCTCGGCCGCCGCCGTCAAGGCCGTGTCGCTTTTGAGCAAGGGCTATGTGGAGCTCGACCCCTTCGTGGCCGAGGTCGATGTGCGCCGCTGCACAGGGACCGGGGCCTGCGTCGAGGCCTGCCTGAATCCGGGGGCCATCGCCCTGGAGACCATGGACCTCGACGGCAAGCCGGTCACCCGGGCCCGGGTGACCCCGGCCCTGTGCCTGGGCTGCGGCGCGTGCGTGGCCGTGTGCCCCGAAAACGCCATCGACATCAACGGATGGACCCTCGCCCAGTACGAGGCAATGGTGGACATGATCGTCTCCGATGCCGTGTGCGAGGATTCGGGCGCGGTCCCCGAAACGGTCGGCGCATGA
- a CDS encoding winged helix-turn-helix domain-containing protein — MSHNISDTPVSKEILKALRAERKDWIAGAAALARENKKARKAVMERLAAASATVPEIAEATGLAPDAALWMVASLKKFGEVVEAEKDGSFYRYALAAEAAQAQEA; from the coding sequence ATGAGTCACAACATATCCGATACGCCTGTTTCCAAGGAAATATTGAAGGCCCTGCGGGCCGAACGCAAGGACTGGATCGCCGGGGCCGCGGCCCTGGCCCGGGAGAACAAGAAGGCCCGAAAGGCCGTCATGGAACGTCTGGCGGCCGCAAGCGCCACGGTCCCGGAAATCGCCGAAGCCACGGGACTTGCCCCGGACGCGGCGCTGTGGATGGTGGCCAGCCTGAAAAAGTTCGGCGAGGTCGTGGAGGCGGAGAAGGACGGCAGCTTTTACCGCTACGCGTTGGCTGCCGAGGCGGCGCAGGCCCAGGAAGCCTAA
- a CDS encoding 4Fe-4S dicluster domain-containing protein, whose translation MTGVNPEFIKRLEPLSADLGSACFNCGTCAAICPLISEHFPRKMIRYVQIGAQDRILEQAQELWRCLHCGLCTQTCPRGANPGEVILTLKRFVTAAWRKS comes from the coding sequence ATGACCGGAGTCAACCCGGAATTCATCAAGCGCCTTGAACCGTTGAGCGCGGACCTCGGCTCGGCCTGCTTCAACTGCGGGACATGTGCGGCGATATGCCCACTGATTTCCGAGCATTTTCCGCGAAAAATGATTCGCTACGTGCAGATCGGCGCCCAGGATCGGATTTTGGAACAGGCCCAGGAGCTGTGGCGCTGCCTGCACTGCGGCCTGTGCACCCAGACCTGCCCGCGCGGGGCAAACCCCGGCGAGGTCATTTTGACGCTCAAGCGGTTTGTGACGGCCGCCTGGAGGAAGTCCTGA
- a CDS encoding (Fe-S)-binding protein — translation MYNPRDIIEVLAGNVRKTMSPFGVPKGMVNGWWKTEGLRQDEETLLFTGLMYQFVPYIETATRQLERYEDTKWTPYLKYARFFPSSLSGLGLAMLTPAAEKSKADRHLRNIVKVLRASGTRFGYRPDLDEYSGILLYDLGDQENFVRHARIVAEKLQKAGVRKIITTDPHTTYALKVLYPKYVGASFEVSTYFEALHLRASGAGKKLTLHDPCFYGRYLELSNAPRRILGEIGYECVDVRESGMFTSCCGGPAESISPKLSSRIGSKRVQKLDATGEQIVTMCPICLNNLARSGANVVDLSSILAGDEASATN, via the coding sequence ATGTACAATCCCAGAGACATTATCGAGGTTCTGGCCGGAAACGTCCGAAAGACCATGAGCCCCTTCGGCGTGCCCAAGGGTATGGTCAACGGGTGGTGGAAGACGGAAGGGCTGCGGCAGGACGAGGAGACCCTGCTTTTTACGGGCCTTATGTACCAGTTCGTCCCCTACATCGAGACCGCCACCAGGCAATTGGAACGGTACGAGGACACGAAATGGACGCCCTATCTCAAATACGCCAGGTTTTTTCCGAGCTCCCTGTCCGGACTGGGCCTGGCCATGCTCACTCCGGCGGCCGAAAAAAGCAAGGCGGACAGGCATCTGCGCAACATCGTCAAGGTCTTGCGGGCCTCCGGAACGCGTTTCGGCTATCGCCCGGACCTCGACGAATACAGCGGCATCCTGCTCTATGACCTGGGCGACCAGGAAAACTTCGTCCGCCATGCCCGCATCGTGGCCGAAAAGCTGCAAAAGGCCGGGGTGAGAAAGATCATCACCACGGACCCCCACACGACGTATGCCCTGAAGGTTCTGTACCCGAAATACGTCGGGGCGTCTTTTGAGGTCAGCACCTATTTCGAAGCCCTGCACCTTCGCGCCAGTGGCGCAGGAAAAAAACTCACCTTGCACGATCCGTGTTTCTACGGCCGCTACCTGGAACTCTCGAACGCCCCGCGCCGGATTCTGGGAGAAATCGGCTACGAATGCGTGGACGTGCGGGAAAGCGGGATGTTCACCAGTTGCTGCGGCGGGCCTGCCGAATCCATCTCCCCCAAGCTGTCCTCCCGGATCGGTTCGAAGCGCGTGCAAAAGCTCGACGCCACTGGCGAACAGATTGTGACCATGTGCCCGATCTGCCTCAACAACCTGGCCAGGTCGGGCGCCAATGTCGTGGATTTGTCCTCCATCCTGGCTGGCGACGAAGCCTCGGCCACCAACTGA
- a CDS encoding DsrE family protein produces the protein MSEKQEKILYIGTHANDHPEKAHLPFVLGNAALAMDIKATVILQANGVYLAQKGFVNHMLAGGGFPPLKKLMEDFLAQGGEIKVCKPCIAERNIDESDLIEKAEVTAGGALNIAAIEADAVLVF, from the coding sequence ATGTCGGAAAAGCAGGAGAAAATTCTCTACATCGGAACCCATGCCAACGATCATCCTGAAAAGGCGCATCTGCCCTTTGTCCTGGGCAATGCGGCCCTGGCCATGGACATCAAGGCCACGGTGATTCTGCAGGCCAACGGCGTCTACCTGGCCCAGAAGGGCTTCGTGAACCACATGCTCGCCGGCGGGGGATTTCCGCCGCTGAAAAAACTGATGGAGGACTTCCTCGCCCAGGGCGGCGAGATCAAGGTCTGCAAACCCTGCATCGCCGAACGCAACATCGACGAGTCCGATCTGATCGAGAAGGCGGAAGTCACGGCGGGCGGGGCCTTGAACATCGCAGCCATCGAGGCCGATGCGGTGCTGGTTTTCTAG